DNA from Chitinivibrionales bacterium:
AGAATGGTGATGCTTCGACGGAAGGCCCGGTGCAATCGGCAATTTTCGATGAACCGGTTGATAAAAAATATCAGCTCTGGAAATCCGGATATGTTTACGGGCAGAAACAGAGAGATCGCTCTTGCGTTATCGTGCCATTGTTCCTTGGTCAGACCGATGCCCGTTGCATGGGGCGTCTTGCCGCAGTGCTCAAGCCTGTCGATGCCGACACCATACGATTGACAATGGACCAGAATATTGCTCTCCGGAATATCCCTCCGCACATGCTCCCCGTCCTTTACCGGGAATTGCGGGAGATCACCGATCTTGCTGCAACAAATCCGGTGTGGGGAAGGGTTGTTTCGTGCGCCGGTGCGCAAACCTGCAGGCTGGGAATCTGCAATCCCCGGGAGCTGGTAAAAGCGATCTACAGAAAGGCGGAAAAGAATGCGGGGGGTGCAAGCTTTCCCGATGACATCTTCCCGGCATTTTCCGGTTGCCCCAATTCCTGCGGCCAACACCCGCTGGCTGATATCGGTTTTTTCGGCGGGGCCCGTCGAAACGGCGACCACCTGTATCCTTCGTACAAAGTTGTTATCGGCGCGATACGCGGCGGCGAGAATGCCCGCTTTGCCGACCCGGTGGGAGATATTCCCGCGTATAAAGTGCCCGAATTTCTGGAACGGGTCGCAAAGGCCTGGAAAAAATACGGAAAACCATTCGGTTCCTTTACAAAATACATTGAAACCCGGGGCAAGTATGATATCCATGCGCTATGCCTCCGCTACAAAAATGCGCCTTCATTCGAAGAGGATAAAAATATTTACTACGACTGGGGTGCCGATGAACCGTTTTCGCTCAAGGGCAAAAGCCCGGGAGAGTGTTCTGCCGGTGTGTTCGATCTTATCGATCTGGATATCTCTTCTGCAAAGAAACATGTTGCCGAGGCGGAACAGGCGGCAAAGAATGCTCCTGCCGGCAAACAGGTCCATGCAGCGATTGTCGCAGCATCCCGGGCATTACTCATAACAAAAGGTGTTTCCGCAGATTCCCCCGGACAGGCACTTCGTGCATTTCAAACTCATTTTATCGATACCGGCCTTATTTCCCCAAAGATGAATCCTGTAATTGATGCAGCGGTAAAGGGGGACGATGCTGTTCTGGTTGCGGCCAAAGAAGAGGCGATGGATCTGATCGATGAGGTAGAGGCGCTGTATAATTCGATGGATGATTCACTGGTATTCCCGGCGGAAAAGCTTGCCGTCGGTACTCAGCTTCCGGATGCTCCTCAAAAAAACGGACAGGATAATCGGGACGTGTCTGCCGGAAAAATCAAGGATTACCGGGGAGTCGCCTGTCCGATGAACTTCGTGAAAGTAAAGATCGATCTTGCAGGCATGAGTAGCGGTGATATCCTGGAAGTTTTGCTCGATGACGGCCCTCCGATAGAGAATGTACCGAGGTCGGTTCTGGCTGAAGGCCACGCAATTGTTCGGCAGGAACGGAAGGGCGAATGCTGGTCGCTTGTGATACGGAAACAATGATACGGCAGGACAGCGTTGTAATGAAGGATCCATACAAAATAGCATATGTCAATAAGCAACTTGGCGACAAAAATGCCTTTGAAATTTTGCAGTGGTGCTACGAGGAATTCCCGCCCGAAAAGATTAAATTGTCGACCAGTTTCGGCGCCGAGGGCATGGTCCTGCTGCACATGCTTGCAAGCCTTGGCGTCAGGCCGCGGGTCTTTACAATCGATACCGGACGGAACTTTCAGGAGTATTACGATGTCTGGGAGGAGGCAATCGCCCGATACGGGATTACGATCGAATCGTTCCATCCCGACCCTGAAGACCTGACCGACCTGGTAAACCATCAGGGCCCCAATCTTTTTTATGCAAGCAGTGAAAACAGAAAAAAGTGCTGCTATTACCGCAAAGTGAAGCCATTGAAGCGGGCCCTTGCCGATGCCGATGTGTGGATTACCGGTCTGAGAAAAGAGCA
Protein-coding regions in this window:
- a CDS encoding sulfite reductase subunit beta (hemoprotein), with amino-acid sequence MRFYELPHTVHNEIDTLERLIERHIAGEVDAAELKAHRVPFGVYEQRKDGSYMVRVRCTAGGITPEQLAVVARCAEQYGSGVIHATTRQELQIHDVSLESAIPALRELAKVGLSSRGGGGNTVRNITASYDSGVAADEVFDVTPWAVALSSRLIADPESWKLPRKFKITFANREPDNANARFNDLGFVARMANGQQGFAVYAAGGMGAKPEIAHLLHEFIPSRDILAVTRALRNLFSFRGNRRNKHAARLRFLFRTLGEENFVKLYKEELGRVMAYPDIAIDIKNGDASTEGPVQSAIFDEPVDKKYQLWKSGYVYGQKQRDRSCVIVPLFLGQTDARCMGRLAAVLKPVDADTIRLTMDQNIALRNIPPHMLPVLYRELREITDLAATNPVWGRVVSCAGAQTCRLGICNPRELVKAIYRKAEKNAGGASFPDDIFPAFSGCPNSCGQHPLADIGFFGGARRNGDHLYPSYKVVIGAIRGGENARFADPVGDIPAYKVPEFLERVAKAWKKYGKPFGSFTKYIETRGKYDIHALCLRYKNAPSFEEDKNIYYDWGADEPFSLKGKSPGECSAGVFDLIDLDISSAKKHVAEAEQAAKNAPAGKQVHAAIVAASRALLITKGVSADSPGQALRAFQTHFIDTGLISPKMNPVIDAAVKGDDAVLVAAKEEAMDLIDEVEALYNSMDDSLVFPAEKLAVGTQLPDAPQKNGQDNRDVSAGKIKDYRGVACPMNFVKVKIDLAGMSSGDILEVLLDDGPPIENVPRSVLAEGHAIVRQERKGECWSLVIRKQ
- a CDS encoding phosphoadenylyl-sulfate reductase, which encodes MLVACDTETMIRQDSVVMKDPYKIAYVNKQLGDKNAFEILQWCYEEFPPEKIKLSTSFGAEGMVLLHMLASLGVRPRVFTIDTGRNFQEYYDVWEEAIARYGITIESFHPDPEDLTDLVNHQGPNLFYASSENRKKCCYYRKVKPLKRALADADVWITGLRKEQGPSRSDIDVFSYSKENRVYKVCPLANWLEINVWEYIRNNGVPYNKLYDEGYPTIGCAPCCRRVGRAQDIRTGRWWWEKDEQKECGIHIENGRTQPRKSPSNYSI